The sequence below is a genomic window from Candidatus Bathyarchaeota archaeon.
GTGTTACTGAGCCTTAGCAGTCGATGAATATCAGTTGTAACCACGGTGTCGATTTTTGCTGATTGTTTCTCTATCCCATGTTGAGCTATCTTTTTCCAGCTTTCAACGCCTACGTCTTTTATGATTCCCCAAGGTCCTTTTCCTTTCCAGCTTTCCAACAGCGTCTCCCTATGTTTAATCAGGGTATCGACGGTCTTTTTTCTTAATCCTATTTGTTGTAGTTCTTCTGGAGTAGCTGATAGAAGGAACTCGTAGGTTCCCTTGGCGATTCTTCCGCTCCATCCAGAATCGTTTAAATCTGGACCAGTCAGTATGCGCGATTTCATTTCGCTTCTTACACCTAAACCGTGGAACCGAGGTTCTAACCCTATCCCTATGACATAGTCCACTATTTCTTTGCGAGCCATTTGATCGAGTCCTTGAACTCCCCCGCTTTCCACACAAACATGATAACCACGATGTCCCGAAAAACTCACCTCCATTTCTTCTGGGGAAAAACCGAAGTCCCTCATCAAAAAGTCTACAAGTTTCATCGTTTCCGTCTTCGCAGACCCCAAACAAATTTCACATGGCCAAGTTTTTTCATCAAACTTCTGTTCTCCACAGGCAGGACACTTTCTAGGTGTCACACCTCGGCCAACAGCACCACATTTCTTGCAGACCCATTTGTCGTGGTCTTTCTCACAAGGAGTTGGAATATGATCCGCATCGATGTCAAAAATTAAATCTGCTCCCATCCAGCCTTTTTCTTCCATTTTCTCTTCGGGCCTTTCATAATAGGCACTTGAATAGTAAACATCCGAGGGAACTATCATTTTCAGAAAAGACCCGAGGTCTTTCACGTTTTTAAAGCCTTTATGCCTGACCATGACTCTTTCCTTAAGCAAGATAAAACCGAATTCGCGCCTTTCAATAGTAGAGGGTGGTTGAATATCAGATGAATGATTATGATAATATTCAGCGAATTTCTCTCGAACAAAATGTGGTAAAGAGAAAGGTATGCGTATTCCTCCCGGGAACTACATTACAGTTTGTTATCAACCCATCTCTGGTACAACGATGGATAATTACGTTTCGACGGGTCCTTCTGTTCTAAACCAAAACTAAACTCCGAAATGGGTTTAATCACTGTTACGTTTGTGGCATGTTTATGCCCAGCCTTTTAGTAGGGGTTGCCCTTGTAAAAGCGTTTAGGCATGCAGTTTTTCTATCCTTTCCACTGGAGCCTTTCTTCGTATAGCCCTTAATTTCCTTCGATAATAGGCTAGAGGATGCCGTACTCTTCTGCATATATCATCCATGCTGTGACAGACTCCGTGGGTGCGTAGCGTGTCGCAGCGAGGGGGAATGTATTTTGTTCGGGATCCTCTTTCGCCGGCTATGTGTTCAACTTGATATCGGGTTAGTCTTTCGTTGAAGTCGGAGAGTGAGCTGAAGAGGTTGACAACGTTTTTTGTGGTCATGCCTATGTTTATTAGGAATGATGTTAAGGCGAAGCGACCGATGTGGGAGACGTTGCGGCCGGATGCCATTGTGTCGTATAGTTCTTTTATGCATGGTGGATATGCGTTGACAATTACCTCTTTGGGAAGTTCCTCTAGTTGGATTTCTCCTCGTTTTTCTATGAACAGTTGTTTTAATCGGTTTATGCGGTTCATCACTGCTTCAGGTAGCGATCCTACTTTTATGTCGAGTTTTTCTTCTATATACCTTCGCACTTCCTCTTCTAAAAGACGTGCTGCTTCGCTTTTTGTTAGGTAAACTTCTCCTTTTAACATGCGCCTGTTGACGAGTTTCCATTTTTTGTCGTGAAAAACTGTTGCGTTTTTTAAAAAGTCTGTGTAATGGAGTGTAAAATCGTAGGTTAATGGAACAGCAGGGTCTTTAACGAGTTTTATCTTCCAGTTGAAGTTGTTTGCGATATATGTGATGTTGCTTTTGTTTTCGTTTCCAAGTAGGTTAGAAACTCGTTTTGCTTCTGCTAGTGCGTATCTTCTTTTGATAAATGAATCGGCCGTTGCGGCTGCCATCATTACGGCTATTGGAAAGGAGGGGATTTCGATGTCGTCGTTGGGTGATTGTTCGGTTACTGCGCCCAAGAGAATGGCTTCTTCTATCCGTTTTTCAGCGCGGTCTAGTATGGATTTGTATTCTGGGCTTGTTAGGTCGCTGATCTTGATGTCCAGTGTTTTTACGTATTTAGCTACTTCTGGAATAAAAGGGTATTTGGCCCAGTCACTTTTTGTTAGTGGCAGTTTCCTTTCCCTGCCGTAGTTGTTACTCTACTTCTATGCGGGGAGCCAAAAAGAATGATAGTTTTCCTTCTTTTTGCTGTTTGAAGTCCAGTTTGATGGGCATGTCTGTGGAGAATTCTAGCGTGACTATGTCTGACGTTGCCGCTGCGGCTTTAACGATTTCGGAAAGGTAGCTTAGGCTGAAGGTGGCTTTCGAGTTCTCTTTTATTTCTAGGTCAAGGAGTACGTCACTTCCTTTCTTCATCTCTATTGTGGCGCCCATGAGGTCTCCTGTTGCATTCATTACCAGTTTTTCGTTGTCCGCCTCGATTCGAACGTGGTCGCTTACTAGAACGGCGTCTTCGATTGCTTCACGCAGTCCTTCGGTGGTGGTCTTAGCTTTTACGTTGAAGGCGACTTTGGGGGTGGGAACCTCTTCTTCTACCGCTTCCAACGTGGGCATGTTGAACGCGCGCGTGTATTTTCCTCTGATAGTTATTTGTAGTCGTCCCGTCTTTTCATCCAATGAAAGCTCGACGGATTCGTCTTTTCCAGCTCTTCTGAGCAGTTTTAGCAGTTCGCTCACGTTTATGCATATTTTCATAGTCTCGCTGGCTGTGTATTCGTCGAAGACTGTTTTTGGCCATTCGAAGTCTATCATGGCTACGCGTGATGGGTCCATTGCGCGGAGTTTGATTGCGTCTGGGGTTATGTCAAATGTTGCCTCGTCGATGAGTGTTGAAATTGTGGCGATCATGTCTTTCAAGAATTTTGCGTCGGCCATTTTAACCTTGAACAATGACAATCCTCCTTTAACGCTTACTCTTAATCTTTCAGCCATTTTAATCTTTACTTGTTTCTACCTTGCTCATTTATCTTCTACTCAAGTAGCCTAATCCAGCTAGGATTAGACTCAAAATCAGTAATACAACAACATAACATCTCGGTATGATTGCACGAAGAAAGTGGATATTGCAGGAATGTCAAGCCCAGAAAAGTCACCAAAGCTAACACAAAACAGATGGCAGCAAGTAGATAAAGGGATAATTTGCTTTCACATGTAAACTTAGTTTCGCTGTGAAAGTGTGAAGAAGAACGCTGTATACATCGCAAGTTCAATGAAACGATTTGATTTACAATAGCGTTATTCTCTTAGGTGGAAATACGCGAACACGTAGAAAATGACGAAGATCAGAGCCGACAATAAGAAGGGAGCAGCAAATCCCCATGAGGCTATTAAGAATCCAGACGTAGCGAGGCTTATCGTTGTTCCTCCATGCAACCCCATCATTAGCAATCCGATATCTGTACTATACGATTCCTTTCTTACAATTTTCAACAGTATTCCCTCTTGGCCACCACCTAGTAGACCTTCAACAACACCAAACATGACTAGAAGAAAGGCAGCCAATAGACCACTTGAGAATCCGAGCAAGGGCAACATGACCGAGTAAAGAAAACCACCCAGAAGTATGAGCTTTTCTATTTTCATTTTCTTAGTGAATAAATACAAAGATAAACCTGCCAATAATATCTGTGCCCCAAGAAAGATTCCAATCGTTTCAGTGCCAAATTTATTTTCGCTCAAAAAGAGAGGAAAAACATACCCACTTTTGAATCCAAAAGACAATCCCATAACAAAATACAACAACACAAATGTTGTGAACGTTT
It includes:
- a CDS encoding DNA primase regulatory subunit PriL, producing MGAVTEQSPNDDIEIPSFPIAVMMAAATADSFIKRRYALAEAKRVSNLLGNENKSNITYIANNFNWKIKLVKDPAVPLTYDFTLHYTDFLKNATVFHDKKWKLVNRRMLKGEVYLTKSEAARLLEEEVRRYIEEKLDIKVGSLPEAVMNRINRLKQLFIEKRGEIQLEELPKEVIVNAYPPCIKELYDTMASGRNVSHIGRFALTSFLINIGMTTKNVVNLFSSLSDFNERLTRYQVEHIAGERGSRTKYIPPRCDTLRTHGVCHSMDDICRRVRHPLAYYRRKLRAIRRKAPVERIEKLHA
- the pcn gene encoding proliferating cell nuclear antigen (pcna), yielding MAERLRVSVKGGLSLFKVKMADAKFLKDMIATISTLIDEATFDITPDAIKLRAMDPSRVAMIDFEWPKTVFDEYTASETMKICINVSELLKLLRRAGKDESVELSLDEKTGRLQITIRGKYTRAFNMPTLEAVEEEVPTPKVAFNVKAKTTTEGLREAIEDAVLVSDHVRIEADNEKLVMNATGDLMGATIEMKKGSDVLLDLEIKENSKATFSLSYLSEIVKAAAATSDIVTLEFSTDMPIKLDFKQQKEGKLSFFLAPRIEVE